One stretch of Verrucomicrobiia bacterium DNA includes these proteins:
- a CDS encoding RyR domain-containing protein: MAGESYIPKPLDTSKVQLTDEIIRLTELFAANAHDVWAQQRVLEGWVFGPNRDDEKKEHPSLIPYEQLPESEKEYDRKTALETVKTLISLGYKKDKAGRETLVASDDLKQRANEVIDKMKNPKLTIAELRRFWEERLQLVWFQNVQVYRRAVDNALKLGEAFLAFDITEEGLQAFPGDLRLIQLQALALARTGATRRANAILEQLRLSGHKDEETLGILARTHKDFWQLAADPEEKRKHLKTSYELYLEGYRRNTGYYTGINAASMGLIYGEREAAQEIARAVVEMCLSKLAALGPDSDEAYWLEATLAEAYLILGDMTQAEQYYKRGSTGGVSSVVLSRTRSQARLLSEYIAGDTHLMDHCFSLPRIAVFSGHMFDRPGRKNPRFPHTIEPQVRFDIVKRLEQVKAQVGYSSLACGGDIIFAEALLHRGGEVNIVLPFKKEDFKKASVDIMEGTDWGKRFDRIIENAATVTVLSELGDANDGAAYDFCNQALSGLAILKSRFLGMDVVPIVVWDGKMGDGRGGTQTFVDYWQNKQKANVEIVALADYLPKEPLTPSGGTGDESRVTKYPALPVPASAASKNVMATGQEIKAMIFTDIVGYTKLTEVQIPGFVHNFLGKVAELMERMERPPIHQNTWGDAVCAVFDRVEDAGSFALNMRDLVRGTDWSHYDLPELNIRIALNAGPVFTCYDPVLRKLTYNGSHVNRTARIEPIAEEGQIYASEAFAALSASEGVSAFTCDYVGTKQLAKKYGAIPVFLVRRTA, encoded by the coding sequence ATGGCAGGCGAGTCTTACATTCCTAAGCCGCTCGATACGAGCAAGGTCCAGCTCACGGACGAGATCATCCGTCTCACCGAACTTTTTGCAGCCAATGCGCACGATGTCTGGGCGCAGCAACGTGTGCTGGAGGGCTGGGTTTTTGGTCCTAACCGGGACGATGAAAAGAAAGAGCATCCTTCGCTCATTCCCTACGAGCAGCTTCCGGAGAGCGAGAAGGAGTATGATCGCAAGACGGCGCTTGAGACCGTCAAGACATTGATCTCGCTGGGTTACAAGAAGGACAAGGCAGGTCGTGAAACTTTGGTGGCGAGTGATGATCTGAAGCAGCGGGCGAACGAGGTCATCGATAAGATGAAGAATCCGAAGCTGACGATCGCTGAATTACGTCGCTTTTGGGAAGAGCGTTTGCAGCTCGTCTGGTTTCAGAATGTGCAGGTTTACCGGCGCGCGGTGGATAACGCCCTGAAACTGGGTGAAGCATTTTTGGCCTTCGACATCACGGAGGAAGGTTTGCAGGCGTTTCCGGGTGACTTGCGTTTGATACAGTTGCAGGCACTGGCGTTGGCACGCACGGGTGCGACACGTCGGGCGAATGCGATTCTCGAGCAGCTCCGTCTCTCTGGTCACAAGGATGAGGAGACATTGGGCATCCTCGCCCGCACACACAAAGATTTCTGGCAGCTCGCGGCTGATCCCGAGGAAAAGCGCAAGCATCTCAAGACCAGTTACGAGCTTTATCTGGAAGGTTATCGCCGGAACACGGGCTACTACACCGGCATCAATGCGGCCTCGATGGGTCTGATCTATGGCGAGCGTGAAGCGGCTCAGGAGATCGCCCGCGCAGTAGTCGAGATGTGCTTGAGCAAGCTCGCTGCGTTGGGGCCGGATTCGGATGAAGCGTACTGGCTTGAGGCGACTTTGGCGGAGGCGTATCTGATCTTGGGCGATATGACCCAGGCGGAGCAGTACTACAAGCGTGGCAGCACGGGCGGTGTTAGTTCCGTGGTGCTCAGTCGCACACGTTCGCAGGCGCGTCTGCTCTCGGAATACATCGCAGGTGATACGCACCTGATGGATCATTGTTTTTCATTGCCGCGTATCGCAGTGTTCTCCGGGCACATGTTTGACCGGCCAGGTCGGAAGAATCCGCGTTTCCCACATACTATCGAACCGCAAGTCCGGTTTGACATCGTGAAACGTCTGGAGCAGGTGAAGGCGCAGGTGGGATACTCGTCTTTGGCCTGTGGCGGTGACATCATCTTTGCCGAGGCTCTGCTACATCGCGGTGGTGAGGTGAACATCGTGCTGCCGTTCAAGAAGGAGGACTTCAAGAAGGCGAGCGTGGACATCATGGAGGGCACGGACTGGGGCAAACGCTTCGACCGGATCATAGAGAACGCGGCGACAGTGACTGTGCTCAGCGAACTGGGTGATGCGAATGACGGTGCGGCATATGATTTTTGCAACCAGGCCCTGAGCGGACTGGCGATCTTGAAGAGCCGGTTCCTCGGCATGGACGTGGTGCCGATCGTGGTGTGGGACGGCAAGATGGGTGATGGCCGTGGTGGCACGCAGACGTTTGTAGATTATTGGCAGAACAAGCAGAAGGCGAACGTGGAAATCGTGGCCTTGGCGGATTATCTGCCCAAAGAACCTCTGACCCCGAGCGGGGGAACAGGTGATGAAAGCAGAGTGACGAAGTATCCAGCTCTGCCTGTGCCGGCATCGGCTGCCAGCAAGAACGTGATGGCGACGGGACAGGAGATCAAGGCGATGATCTTCACGGATATCGTAGGTTACACGAAGCTCACGGAAGTTCAGATTCCCGGATTCGTGCACAACTTCCTCGGCAAGGTCGCAGAATTGATGGAGCGCATGGAGCGTCCGCCCATCCATCAGAACACTTGGGGTGATGCGGTGTGCGCGGTGTTTGATCGGGTGGAAGACGCGGGAAGTTTTGCATTGAACATGCGCGATCTGGTGCGCGGCACAGACTGGAGCCATTACGATCTGCCGGAATTGAACATCCGCATCGCGCTGAACGCCGGACCGGTGTTCACATGTTATGATCCGGTGTTGCGCAAGCTGACGTATAACGGCTCACATGTGAATCGCACGGCACGCATTGAACCGATCGCTGAGGAAGGTCAGATCTACGCTTCGGAGGCATTCGCTGCGTTGTCTGCGTCCGAAGGGGTTTCTGCGTTCACTTGCGATTACGTCGGCACGAAGCAGCTCGCCAAGAAGTATGGGGCGATCCCGGTGTTTCTGGTGCGGCGGACGGCGTAG
- a CDS encoding DUF4870 domain-containing protein has translation MSDTPPPLSPPAVTGNDRLWVILSHISLLLGAGLLLPLIIYLWKKPEPTSVAEHAKEALNFHLSIFIYSLACIPLAFIFIGFILLIGIGIFGFILSIIGTIKASDNILYRYPLTIRLI, from the coding sequence ATGAGCGATACACCGCCGCCACTTTCACCGCCAGCAGTTACCGGTAATGACCGTCTGTGGGTCATTCTTTCTCACATATCGCTCTTGTTAGGAGCCGGGCTTCTCTTGCCGCTCATCATCTATCTCTGGAAAAAGCCGGAACCTACATCCGTTGCCGAGCATGCCAAGGAAGCCCTGAACTTCCACCTTTCCATTTTCATCTATTCGCTGGCTTGCATCCCCTTGGCGTTCATCTTCATCGGTTTCATATTACTGATCGGGATCGGTATCTTCGGCTTCATCCTGAGCATCATCGGCACGATCAAGGCATCCGATAACATACTCTACCGTTACCCGCTCACCATCCGGCTCATTTAG
- a CDS encoding alpha-ketoglutarate-dependent dioxygenase AlkB — translation MDDNRQNPVSTGSLNFLDHDSSANLLPADGIVNYYGPILPAAEAWRYHDTLLQTISWKNDETILFGKRIVTARKVAWYGDRDYSYTYSGTTKHALHWTNELRELKSLVEKLSGDTYNSCLLNLYHTGEEGMGWHSDDEKMIGKDTAIASMSFGAERKFSFKHKRTGETVSVMLEHGSLLLMKGTCQTYWLHRLPPTKKLTTPRINLTFRTIILS, via the coding sequence ATGGACGACAACCGCCAAAACCCCGTGAGCACAGGCAGCCTCAATTTTCTCGACCACGATTCCTCAGCCAATCTTCTCCCCGCTGATGGCATTGTGAATTACTACGGTCCAATCTTGCCTGCCGCCGAAGCCTGGCGCTACCACGATACCTTGCTCCAAACCATCTCTTGGAAGAACGACGAAACCATCCTCTTCGGCAAGCGCATCGTCACTGCACGCAAAGTCGCTTGGTATGGTGATCGTGATTATTCCTACACCTACTCCGGCACCACCAAGCACGCGCTCCATTGGACTAATGAATTGCGTGAACTCAAATCCCTCGTGGAAAAACTTTCCGGTGACACCTACAACTCCTGCCTCCTCAATCTCTACCACACTGGAGAAGAAGGCATGGGCTGGCACAGCGATGACGAAAAGATGATCGGCAAGGATACCGCAATCGCTTCAATGAGCTTCGGTGCCGAAAGAAAGTTCAGCTTCAAACACAAACGCACCGGCGAAACTGTTTCTGTGATGCTCGAACATGGCAGCCTGCTCCTCATGAAAGGCACTTGCCAAACCTACTGGCTCCATCGCCTGCCGCCCACGAAGAAACTCACTACCCCGCGCATCAACCTCACCTTCCGCACGATCATCCTCTCGTAG
- a CDS encoding FAD-dependent oxidoreductase yields MKAAQSQTRRRFLQTAATTAAITSTQSLSAATMSSGKAKASRTIKTDVLVCGGGCAGTAAALAAARAGAKVLLVEKAPFAGGIITSVGLPYFDGIAHISTNRVVVRGIALELLSKTGVCAPDAKTVSRHNPTIPNTFEFKLLLDRLFQQQSANLSVLYNSFVCDVRTSGGRIDTVMLANKDGLVTVKPKTVIDCTGDADVAAWAGAPFEQNAEVQPLTLHFRIGNVQNVPGLSSQCRTALAAAQKRGELPYYYGPGVMFLFGKNEIYVHGVRVPADPTNAADLSRAEMQGRADAHAMFRAWKQDVHAFADSYFQEAYPWIGVRESRRIIGQHVLSEDDLMKSRRFDDAIATGCWYLDLHPNKTVIGSANDFDPKKVQPEPYDIPYRSLVPKKVENLLVAGRCHSATRGAHASSRVTVTAMALGEAAGCAAAMSLKGKSSVATLSGVKVREKLSAQNAGPFTDA; encoded by the coding sequence ATGAAAGCCGCCCAATCCCAGACTCGCCGCCGTTTTCTGCAAACGGCAGCTACCACTGCTGCGATCACCTCCACCCAATCCCTTTCCGCCGCGACTATGTCTTCCGGCAAAGCGAAAGCCTCACGCACCATCAAAACCGATGTCCTCGTCTGCGGTGGTGGTTGTGCCGGGACCGCAGCCGCCTTGGCCGCAGCCCGTGCCGGTGCAAAAGTTCTGCTCGTGGAAAAAGCTCCCTTCGCAGGCGGCATCATCACGAGTGTGGGTCTGCCCTATTTCGATGGTATTGCCCACATCTCCACAAACCGTGTCGTCGTTCGCGGAATCGCCTTGGAACTGCTCTCCAAAACTGGTGTCTGTGCACCTGATGCCAAAACCGTTTCACGCCACAACCCCACCATCCCGAACACGTTCGAGTTCAAGCTGCTCCTCGACCGCCTCTTTCAGCAACAATCCGCCAATCTCAGCGTTCTCTACAACTCTTTCGTCTGTGATGTCCGCACCAGTGGCGGCCGCATCGACACTGTGATGCTCGCCAATAAGGACGGCCTCGTGACGGTGAAGCCCAAGACGGTCATTGATTGCACGGGCGATGCCGATGTCGCCGCATGGGCTGGTGCGCCTTTTGAACAAAACGCCGAAGTGCAACCACTCACGCTCCACTTCCGCATCGGCAACGTGCAGAACGTTCCCGGCCTCAGCTCCCAATGCCGCACGGCCTTGGCGGCTGCGCAAAAACGTGGTGAACTCCCTTACTACTACGGCCCCGGCGTAATGTTCCTCTTCGGCAAAAATGAGATCTACGTGCACGGTGTCCGTGTTCCCGCTGATCCCACCAATGCTGCCGATCTCTCCCGCGCCGAGATGCAAGGCCGCGCCGATGCCCACGCCATGTTCCGCGCCTGGAAGCAAGATGTGCACGCCTTTGCCGACTCCTACTTTCAAGAGGCCTACCCGTGGATCGGTGTCCGTGAATCCCGCCGCATCATCGGCCAGCATGTCTTGAGCGAGGATGATTTGATGAAATCCCGCCGTTTCGATGACGCCATCGCCACCGGATGCTGGTATCTCGACCTCCATCCGAACAAAACCGTCATCGGCAGCGCCAATGATTTCGATCCCAAGAAAGTCCAACCCGAGCCTTACGATATCCCCTACCGCTCACTCGTCCCGAAAAAGGTCGAAAACCTTCTCGTTGCCGGTCGCTGCCACTCTGCGACGCGCGGTGCCCACGCCTCTTCACGGGTGACCGTCACCGCCATGGCCCTCGGCGAAGCCGCCGGTTGCGCCGCCGCGATGTCACTGAAAGGCAAATCCTCCGTCGCCACTCTGAGTGGCGTAAAAGTCCGCGAAAAATTATCCGCTCAAAACGCCGGCCCCTTCACCGACGCCTAA
- a CDS encoding SDR family oxidoreductase → MTDANALPEKLRAVADLLEAVAANRALLAGMSAKDRARLVQAAGLVYCPDVKERRRLTKASQRQRKADKRDKDQAVLHETGIRELRRKPVFTTPNYLPPASDEQQTVEEPEFREVVEPQNCYICKQDYSQIHHFYDQLCPKCAELNYRKRSELADLTGRVALLTGGRVKIGYQAGIKLLRAGAHLIVTTRFPRDSAMRYSQEPDFHLWKDRLEIFGLDLRHTPSVEAFCRHLLATRNRLDFIISNACQTVRRPPDFYSHMMAQETGPLQDMPAQAQNLLGAYEGLRGYSMLPEGDASAAVAERRISEVAGLTHAAALSQVPLLPDELHAQKDLFPEGRLDQDLQQIDLRDRNSWRLTLAEVPSVELLETQLVNAIAPFILNARLKPLMLRTPNRDKHIVNVSAVEGQFYRKYKTTRHPHTNMAKAALNMMTRTSAADYYVDGIHMNSVDTGWVSDEDPAAIAARKAKDHRFNPPLDIVDGAARIVDPIIDGINTGKHMYGQFLKDYVPTEW, encoded by the coding sequence GTGACCGACGCCAACGCGCTGCCTGAAAAGCTCCGCGCCGTTGCCGATTTGCTCGAAGCCGTTGCCGCCAACCGCGCCCTCCTCGCTGGCATGTCCGCCAAGGACCGCGCCCGCCTCGTGCAAGCCGCCGGTCTCGTCTATTGCCCGGATGTCAAAGAACGCCGCCGCCTCACGAAAGCCAGCCAGCGCCAGCGCAAAGCCGATAAGCGCGATAAAGATCAGGCCGTCCTGCACGAAACCGGCATCCGCGAACTGCGCCGCAAACCCGTTTTCACCACGCCGAACTATCTGCCTCCCGCCAGTGATGAGCAGCAAACCGTGGAAGAGCCTGAATTCCGCGAAGTCGTTGAACCGCAGAACTGCTACATCTGCAAACAGGATTACTCGCAGATCCATCACTTTTACGACCAGCTCTGCCCCAAGTGCGCGGAACTGAACTACCGCAAGCGCAGCGAACTTGCCGACCTCACCGGTCGCGTGGCTTTGCTCACGGGTGGGCGCGTGAAAATCGGTTACCAAGCGGGTATCAAACTCCTTCGTGCCGGTGCGCATCTCATCGTCACCACCCGCTTCCCACGCGATTCCGCCATGCGCTATTCGCAGGAGCCGGATTTCCATTTATGGAAGGACCGCTTGGAAATCTTCGGTCTCGATCTGCGCCACACGCCGTCTGTCGAAGCCTTCTGCCGCCATCTGCTCGCCACGCGTAATCGTTTGGACTTCATCATCAGCAATGCGTGCCAGACCGTGCGTCGTCCGCCAGATTTCTACAGTCACATGATGGCGCAAGAAACCGGTCCCCTGCAGGACATGCCTGCTCAAGCGCAGAATCTGCTGGGCGCTTACGAAGGCCTGCGCGGTTACTCCATGTTACCGGAGGGCGATGCTTCTGCGGCCGTCGCCGAACGTCGCATCTCCGAAGTCGCCGGTCTGACTCACGCCGCCGCTCTTTCGCAAGTCCCCTTGCTCCCAGACGAACTGCACGCACAGAAAGACCTATTTCCCGAAGGACGCTTGGACCAAGACCTGCAACAGATCGATCTACGCGACCGCAATTCCTGGCGTCTCACCCTCGCAGAAGTGCCCTCCGTGGAATTGCTCGAAACGCAATTGGTGAACGCCATCGCACCGTTCATCCTGAACGCGCGCCTAAAACCCTTGATGCTGCGCACGCCCAACCGTGACAAGCACATCGTCAATGTCAGCGCCGTGGAAGGTCAGTTCTACCGCAAGTATAAGACCACGCGCCATCCGCACACGAACATGGCCAAGGCCGCGCTCAATATGATGACGCGCACCTCCGCTGCGGATTACTACGTGGACGGCATCCACATGAACAGCGTGGACACCGGCTGGGTATCCGATGAAGACCCCGCCGCCATCGCCGCCCGCAAGGCGAAGGACCACCGCTTCAATCCCCCGCTGGACATCGTGGACGGCGCCGCCCGCATCGTCGATCCCATCATCGACGGCATCAACACCGGCAAACACATGTACGGCCAGTTCCTGAAAGATTACGTACCGACGGAATGGTAG
- a CDS encoding SMI1/KNR4 family protein, whose amino-acid sequence MPPSPVNPPASPAEISAFEKKTEVKLPPAMAALYCLSDGVQPEHARTFNILRLMPLQEAAETHENFQQTGLGEMVRRHGMICFWTDDSSNYAGVFCSGIFEGRVFFLDHDGYYSGDLSPLFRSVESFQACLTEAVARNQFVYACEEGEIEMEELKEKVKPFTHYRYYESIDTVNWHAFPVDYPSEAEKYTETDRAVYEQCRNMLASSKGEEERRFLIYALARLVPPSERAVLLPYLKEDDLWMPARLASMLVSVREAEAIQHIVTLALTGNHNCRGPAKSALAKLILLMPQVQGKIKVEYSRLGGDYSEIQRDIKALERSPTLFYQW is encoded by the coding sequence GTGCCGCCATCGCCAGTAAATCCTCCGGCCAGTCCTGCCGAGATATCAGCCTTTGAGAAGAAAACAGAAGTCAAACTACCGCCAGCTATGGCGGCACTGTACTGCCTGAGTGATGGCGTGCAGCCAGAACACGCCCGGACCTTCAATATCTTACGGCTGATGCCCTTGCAGGAAGCGGCTGAAACGCATGAGAATTTTCAGCAGACCGGGCTGGGTGAAATGGTGCGCCGCCATGGGATGATCTGTTTCTGGACGGATGATAGCTCCAATTATGCTGGCGTTTTCTGTTCAGGAATCTTTGAAGGACGGGTGTTTTTCCTGGATCATGATGGGTATTATTCGGGAGATCTATCCCCGCTGTTCCGGTCAGTGGAATCATTCCAAGCATGTCTCACTGAGGCGGTGGCGAGAAATCAGTTCGTCTATGCTTGCGAAGAGGGTGAAATCGAGATGGAGGAACTGAAAGAGAAGGTCAAGCCGTTCACGCATTATCGCTACTATGAGTCAATCGATACGGTGAACTGGCATGCCTTCCCGGTGGATTACCCGAGTGAAGCGGAGAAATATACCGAGACCGACCGGGCGGTTTACGAGCAATGCCGTAACATGCTCGCGAGTTCCAAAGGGGAAGAGGAAAGGCGATTCCTCATCTATGCGCTCGCACGGTTGGTGCCACCCTCGGAAAGAGCCGTGCTGTTACCTTACTTGAAGGAAGATGACCTGTGGATGCCAGCCCGACTGGCGAGCATGCTGGTTTCAGTGCGGGAGGCCGAGGCAATCCAGCACATCGTCACGCTGGCGTTGACGGGGAATCATAATTGCCGAGGACCTGCTAAAAGCGCCTTGGCGAAGTTGATCTTGCTGATGCCGCAGGTGCAGGGAAAAATTAAAGTGGAGTATTCCCGGCTAGGCGGTGACTACAGCGAAATCCAAAGAGATATCAAAGCTTTGGAAAGGTCTCCGACGCTGTTTTATCAGTGGTGA
- a CDS encoding Gfo/Idh/MocA family oxidoreductase yields the protein MTPDNTSSRRDFIKTAAVTTAMASSLSFPSVMRGATGDKLKIGLIGCGGRGNGAANQALTADSNCELHAMGDVFADKLQIGLQSLKKLQPEKVNVPAERQFVGLDAYQKVIETCDVVLLTTPPGFRPMHLKAAIEAGKHVFAEKPVATDAPGVRSVIESAALAKKKNLAIVSGFDWRYNYSRREFVKRLHEGAIGDIRSMYVTCMVGAIKPMPDASTRPAGMTDVEWQLRNWYNFVWTCGDCIVENCIHSVDRLLWMMKDEPPIKCVAVGGRNVPNPGGNIYDHFEANYWWSNGARAYAVARHQDRTYFEVADEILGSKGRAFSRADNRQKPVTEIHTEGSEVWKYPGPWNLSYQTEHDELFASIRAGNPINNGHRMAISTMAGIMGRMAAYTGQEITWEMAMNSKEKLVPDNLDWKQPLPAAPMAMPGYTKFS from the coding sequence ATGACGCCTGACAACACATCCTCCCGTCGTGACTTCATCAAGACTGCTGCCGTCACTACTGCCATGGCTTCCTCGCTCTCCTTTCCGAGTGTGATGCGCGGTGCGACTGGCGACAAACTCAAGATCGGCCTCATCGGTTGCGGCGGGCGCGGCAATGGCGCAGCGAATCAGGCTCTGACAGCGGACAGCAACTGTGAACTTCATGCCATGGGCGATGTGTTCGCAGATAAACTTCAAATCGGCCTCCAGTCGCTGAAGAAACTGCAGCCAGAGAAAGTGAATGTGCCTGCTGAGCGCCAGTTCGTCGGCTTGGATGCTTACCAGAAAGTTATCGAGACATGCGACGTGGTCCTGCTCACCACCCCGCCCGGCTTCCGCCCGATGCATCTGAAAGCTGCGATTGAAGCGGGCAAACACGTCTTCGCCGAAAAGCCTGTCGCGACGGATGCCCCCGGCGTCCGTTCCGTGATCGAATCCGCTGCGCTCGCCAAGAAGAAGAACCTCGCCATCGTTTCCGGCTTCGACTGGCGCTACAATTACTCCCGCCGCGAGTTCGTGAAACGCCTGCATGAAGGCGCCATCGGCGACATCCGCTCTATGTATGTCACCTGCATGGTCGGCGCGATCAAGCCCATGCCCGATGCCAGCACGCGCCCCGCAGGCATGACCGATGTGGAATGGCAGTTGCGCAACTGGTATAACTTCGTGTGGACTTGTGGCGATTGCATCGTGGAGAACTGCATCCATAGCGTGGATCGCCTGCTCTGGATGATGAAAGATGAACCGCCCATCAAATGCGTCGCTGTCGGCGGACGCAACGTTCCCAATCCCGGCGGCAATATCTACGATCATTTCGAGGCGAACTATTGGTGGTCCAATGGTGCCCGCGCTTACGCCGTCGCCCGTCATCAGGACCGCACCTATTTCGAAGTGGCCGATGAGATCCTTGGCAGCAAAGGCCGCGCCTTTTCACGCGCTGACAACCGCCAGAAACCCGTCACCGAGATCCACACGGAAGGTTCCGAAGTCTGGAAGTATCCCGGCCCGTGGAATCTCAGCTACCAGACGGAACACGACGAACTCTTCGCCTCCATCCGCGCGGGAAATCCGATCAACAACGGCCATCGCATGGCCATCAGCACCATGGCCGGCATCATGGGCCGCATGGCCGCCTACACCGGCCAGGAAATCACCTGGGAGATGGCGATGAACTCGAAGGAAAAACTCGTCCCCGATAATCTCGACTGGAAACAACCTCTCCCCGCCGCCCCGATGGCCATGCCCGGCTATACGAAATTTAGCTAA
- a CDS encoding DUF1501 domain-containing protein: MNNHSDISHVIPRREFFRRTSLGFGAMALSSLLRGEALGAVNPLGLHQPHFAPRVKHVIYLHMIGAPSQLDLFDYKPTLQKLDGEACPESLTKGKRFAFIGDNLKLSGTKFKFSQHGKSGQSISELLPFLGKVADDIAVVRSLHTDEINHAPAQMFLHTGFGRGGRPSFGSWVSYGLGSENRDLPSYVVMLSGPPGGAGTSLWSSGFLPSVYQGIQFRSSGDAVLFLSNPKGHNQEQRRQVLDAVNQLNQAQLADVGDPEIATRISQYEMAYRMQTSVPELMDISKESPDTLKLYGAKPGAASFANNCLLARRLVERGVRLIELYDSDWDHHSNLENRLRAKCKDVDQGMAALITDLKQRGLLDDTLVIWGAEFGRTPVGQGINGDGAKTSPGRDHHKDAYTMWLAGGGIKGGVSYGETDEYGFNVAKNPVHVHDLNATVLHLLGMDHERLTFKYQGREFRLTDVHGHVVKGLLA; the protein is encoded by the coding sequence ATGAACAACCATAGCGACATCAGTCACGTGATTCCCCGGCGGGAGTTTTTTCGGCGGACCAGCCTTGGGTTTGGGGCCATGGCGCTTTCGTCGTTGCTGCGGGGGGAGGCGTTGGGGGCGGTGAATCCGCTGGGGTTGCATCAGCCGCATTTTGCGCCGAGGGTGAAGCATGTGATTTATCTGCACATGATCGGGGCGCCGTCCCAGTTGGACCTGTTCGATTATAAGCCGACGTTGCAGAAGCTGGATGGGGAGGCTTGTCCGGAGTCGCTGACGAAGGGGAAGCGCTTTGCGTTCATCGGGGACAATCTTAAATTGTCGGGGACGAAGTTCAAATTTTCGCAGCATGGAAAGAGCGGGCAGAGCATTTCGGAGTTGCTGCCCTTTCTGGGCAAGGTGGCGGATGATATCGCGGTGGTAAGATCGTTGCATACGGATGAGATCAATCACGCGCCGGCGCAGATGTTTTTGCACACGGGGTTTGGGCGCGGTGGGCGGCCGAGTTTTGGTTCGTGGGTGTCTTATGGATTGGGCTCGGAGAACCGGGATCTGCCCTCATACGTGGTGATGTTGTCAGGCCCGCCGGGTGGGGCGGGGACGAGCTTGTGGTCGAGCGGGTTTTTACCGAGCGTGTATCAAGGCATCCAGTTCCGTTCGAGCGGGGATGCGGTGTTATTTCTTTCGAATCCGAAGGGGCACAACCAGGAGCAGCGGCGGCAGGTGCTGGATGCGGTGAACCAGTTGAACCAGGCGCAACTGGCGGATGTGGGCGATCCGGAGATCGCGACGCGCATCAGCCAGTATGAGATGGCGTATCGCATGCAGACCTCGGTGCCGGAGTTGATGGACATCTCGAAGGAATCGCCGGATACATTGAAGCTCTACGGAGCGAAGCCGGGCGCGGCGTCCTTTGCGAATAACTGTCTGCTGGCGCGGCGATTGGTGGAGCGGGGCGTGCGGTTGATCGAGTTGTATGATTCGGATTGGGATCATCATTCCAACTTGGAGAATCGTTTGCGGGCGAAATGTAAGGATGTGGATCAGGGGATGGCTGCACTCATCACTGACTTGAAGCAACGCGGATTACTGGATGATACGCTGGTGATCTGGGGCGCGGAGTTCGGTCGTACGCCGGTGGGCCAAGGCATCAATGGTGATGGGGCGAAGACGTCACCGGGGCGAGATCATCATAAGGACGCTTACACGATGTGGCTGGCGGGCGGGGGCATCAAGGGCGGGGTCAGCTATGGGGAGACGGATGAATATGGGTTCAACGTGGCGAAGAATCCGGTGCATGTGCATGACCTGAACGCGACGGTGCTGCATCTGCTGGGGATGGATCATGAGCGGCTGACGTTCAAGTATCAGGGGAGGGAGTTTCGGTTGACGGATGTGCATGGGCACGTGGTGAAGGGACTGCTGGCATGA